TTGCATGGGAGTAGTGGCAGGACTGTCCACAGGCTAAACCCAAAGCACTGGGTCTGGTGCATCCTCTCCAAGAGGCTTACATCCAGCATGGAGGCTGGCGGAAGCTCGTAGCAGGAGCTCCCTGGCAGCACTGGCCGTCCAAGGCCAGAGGAACGTGGCCTGGCTCTGGCTCCTGCCTGCAGGGCCCAGTGCCCCAGGGACTGCCCCAAACCTGCCCAGAGTTCAGCCCCAAGCAACAGAGGCTTGTTCATGCCCCAGCTTGCCAGTGGAGGGGCACCCCAGGCCCCCCTCTGCTcactgaagccctggccagtCTCCCCTAGACTAGGCAGAGGGTCCAGAGGCTCCCCTGCAGTTCTGGCTTGTTGGGAAGGAACGCTCCAGGTTGCTAGGGGTGGGTAGAGGAGGGTGGCAGGGGTTTCCTGTGTGGCAGGGAGGCTGTGCAGACTGCCCCTGAGCCCCTATGAAGGCCATGGGGGCTCTTCCCAGGTGTTTGCTGGAGAAGGAGCTGGAGTCGGTGGGCATCCGCCTCAACAAGCACAAGCCTAACATCTACTTCAAGGTGAGGCCCCTGTCACCTGCAGGCTGCAGTGCAGGGGGTTCTGGACTGTGTCAGCCAGTAGCTGAGGCACGTGGGGCAGTTGCAGCTGGCCCTTCGTCAGCaggtctcccttcccctctcctcctccagcccaAGAAGGGTGGTGGCATCTCCTTTAATTCGACCGTGACACTGACCCAGTGCTCAGAGAAGCTGGTGCAGCTGATCCTGCATGAGTATAGTATCCTTAATGAATGGGCAGTGAGGGGCACCCAGAGCCTCCAGAGcacgggggcaggggggtgggcagagacgGCCCTGCAGCATCAGGAACAGCAGGCCTCCTGGCCCCTGGAACAGGCTCTGAGAAAGCTGTGGTGGCAGCCGTGGCATGAGGGGCTCCTGACCCCCTTGCCTGCGTGCTTGCTAAGTGGAGGCTTACCAGACTATAGCCTGGCTGGTGCTCAGCAGTGGTTTCCTGGCTCCTCGCCAACTATGAGATGCTATGGTGGCCGGTCACATTTGGAAGGTCACAAGACGAGATGGCAAGGGAAAcagcccctggggcccagggcctccTAGTCTGGAGAAGTCTCTGCACGTACCACTAAAGTGTTGTCGTGGGTTGGGTGGGTTCTGGGGCTTCAGAGGTCAGGGTAGGGCCTCTTAGCTTGGCATTGGGAGAACTCACAGTGAGACAGGGCACCTATGGAGGTGGTGAGGCCCCTGTCCCTGGCGGTGTACAAGCAGAGGCAGGATGGCACCTGGAGGAGAGTTCTGCATACGGGGAAGGTGGGTGAGACTAGAGCTTTCAGACAGCACTCCTGCACTGAAACCTGGGTGTCCACGGAGGTGCTCGGGATTCTGGCAAGTAGGTTTTCTTGCCTAACAACAAAGATTTAAACTGTTGGTTGAAATTTAACATACCGTGTCTTCTTTcgaaaaataaaatgaggggcTCCTCAAACTTTAAAATCTTGTAAACCCTTGCAAGCGGGTAACTTCTAATGTCCCTTTCAGCCAGTGCACTTCCTGATGGGCTGTTCTGGGCCCTCATGGAGTGGGCACGAGGGGCTGCTGGTGCACAGGTCGCCCTTAATCTGAGTCCCGCAGAGATCTTCAACGCAGAGGTGCTCTTCCGAGAGGACTGCTCCCCGGACGAGTTCATCGACGTGATTGTGGGCAACCGGGTGTACATGCCCTGCCTGTATGTAAGTGGCACAGGCCCCAACCCCATGCCCTGTGGGAAGGGCCCCCTTGACCCAGACAGGAGACAGGCTCCtttgaggaacagaaagagcCCACAACTGTCTTCTCCACCCTCATCTCCCCTCTACCCCAGCAGCTACTTGAGTCTTACAGATGTGTCTCACTTGATACTGGGGTTCTAGCCCAGCCTTTTCTTTTGGGGGTGCTGGCGGCTCAGGCTTCTTCTGCTTTTCCCCATGATGGAGACAACAAGGGGAGGGAGGACACTGAGCCTCAGCCCCTGTGCCACAGTGTGCAGAGGGAGGGACTGTGGTAGGGCTGTGGCTGCTTGGGGGCCCTTGTCCTGTgttcctttgttcttttcccttccccagcACCCACTTCTGCCTTTGAATCCTAGGTTTATAACAAAATTGACCAGATCTCAATGGAAGAAGTGGATCGCCTGGCCCGGAAACCCAACAGCGTGGTCATCAGGTAAGGCTCCTTGCTGTGTGGGAGTCCGTCTGTGCAGCCTCCATGGTACGGCTCGGGGCAGAGGCGACCCTCCCAGTTGCTGGGCACCTTGGCTCAATCCCACCCTGAGCTGACATGGACAGTGTCGATTATGTGGGGTGGACTCTGCTTAAGGAAACTGAAGGCTAATGTCCATCGAGGTAAATGGTGGTAAAAAGTTAAGAATGGTGAAGAGGCTTCATAAGTTAGTGGTTAAACTCAGTCTCCCAGAAGGCCCTGGGGTGTAAGCCAGCACTCCTGGCACTGTGGACAGTGTGGCTCTGTCAGTGCagagtggaggaaaagggagcTGAAGTCATTAGGTGGGTCCACGTGCACCCTGGCTGATGTCACTTCCCATCATCACTGTGGGGCTCCTCTTGTGAGGCACACCAACTGTGTGTCCCACTTTGCTGGTTTCCCAGCTCAAACCAGGCATGCTGCAGCTTCACAGGGGGGCTCAGCTTACAGAGAGGAAGGTGCTCAAGGACCAGGTGGGGGTGACCTGTGGCAATGATGGATGAGGGTCCTGGATGCAAGCACAAGGACCTTCCTGGGCATTGTTAGCTGCCGTGAGAGCAGCAGAGAGCCAGCGTTCCTCCCATAGGACAGCCTCAGCCCCTCTCCTCCTGCCACACCCCAGGCGCCCTACAGGGGCCTCCTGGGGACACGCCTATCTTTGGGGGGTGAGAGGGCCTTTACCTGCTCATTGTGCTCAAAACATCTCTGTGGAGGGCCGGCACCCGCCCAGGGCAAGACAGCTGGGGAGGGTCAGCAGCCAGCCCCCCATGTCACTGCAGTCCCTCTCAGGAGGGGGCAAACCCTGGATTGTCATTCCCTGCCCCTGATTCCATCATAGCCCCTCACCAGCCCCCCCACAGCAGGTGCTTGGAGAGGAGGCCCGCCTCCAGGCATCCATCTCAACTACACTTGCCGTGTGCCCTGCACAGAGGGCAACGGTGACCCCCAGGAGACATGGCTGAACTGTATGGGGCATGACCACAAGGACTGGCTAGAGACCTTGGCCGCTGAAGTGTCACGCTGCCATCAAAACTATAGGCTTGGCTCCTGACAGGCTCcagctgggccacactggccttgGTGCCTGTGCCCAGCCAGATGGAGGGTGTCCCCTGCCACAGTGGGGAAGCAGAGATCCCTCCCTGGCCTCAACCAAGGGGGTCCTCTGACTGGCCACCTTCCTCCCGGGCAGCTGTGGTATGAAGCTGAACCTGGACTACTTGCTTGAGATGCTTTGGGAGTACTTGGCCCTGACCTGCATCTACACCAAGAAGAGAGGACGTGAGTCGGGCGGCCTGTAGCCCAAGAAACAGATGAGCCCCACCCTCCATTAGGGCCACCATGCTCTGCATTTGGTACTCAGAGGGCCTAGGGCTCCAGCCCAGCTTGTCTTGCACATGGCTCCGCTTTGTCCCTACTCATAACTGACCCTGGCCTCTACCTCAGCTAGAAGAGGTCTCAGTCTGAGCCCTGTGGCAAAGAATGCCAAGCTGTGGGGCTCCTGGTCTTGAGGGTGCcttggggggcagtggtgggggtcAGTGCGATAGACACTGCTCTGGAGTTCCCCACCAGCTACAGCGGTAACCCCTGCTCCTGATTTTCCCCCACTGTGGCTGGCTCCACATCAGGACTTAAGGCGATTGAATGCACAAGAGCCTTTTCCATATCTCCACCCCCTGTATACACGTATCTTACATACTCGGGGGCCTAGCTGCTGAGTTCGGGCAATTTTCATTGGATCTACAAAGAGGGTGTGCTGAACAAGGGTAGGGGAGGCTAGCCCAAGGCTGGGGATGGGAAGGGCCTTTGTCGCCTGTGGAAGGGAACCACAGAACATGGGCCGTGACCACGGTTCACACCCACCCCTGTCTCTACCTGTGCAGAGAGGCCGGACTTCTCAGATGCCATCATTCTCCGGAAAGGGGCCTCCGTGGAACATGTGGTGAGTTGGTGAGACCTTCCTGGATGAGGGGCCAGGGAGCTCCCTCAGTCCCCTCTAGGGGTAGGGGCCTGCCTGAAGCTGTCCTGGCCCTCGGCTGACTCCGGATGGCACATGCTGCAGCAGCAGAGGGCCAGGGCCCTGGCATTAGACCTGGGATGCGTCCCATCCCAACTACTCTTCCTAGCTGCATGTCAAGCCTCCGTTCTTCTCTGTGCAACAGGGGTAGTGCTGCCCACCCACTGGTAGTTGGGGTCAGTGTTGGAAGGAGGTCAAGTGTGGAAAGCCCTCAGCGTGCTGCCTGATACATGGTAAATGTCCAGGAAGCAGTGGTCCTTGCTCTCCTGTCCTACCTCAGTGCTATGTGCCCCTCAGAGACTCTAAGGCACTCTCTCGAGGGGAGCTCCTGCCCCCGTGGATTCCTGTGTTCATTTCAAGGAGTGTCTCCTCATGCTGGCCTAGGACTCAGTTGCCACCTGCCATGCCAGTGGCCCCTGGCCTCTAGGTCCCCATCCTCCCCAGCACggcctgccctccctgctcccacatcCTGCCCTCAGCTCAGGTGTGGCTGTGAATGCTTTCtgcaccccacacaatttattgAGCATCAACAAAGTAGACCCCGTTCCTGTCAGAACTAGGATTCTTTGTGGTCCACAGATGCTAGACACCCAATGTCAAAGCTAAGCCATTACACCTAAAGATGAATGTAGGGAAGGAAGAGGATGGTGAGAGGGACAGATGCCTCTGTCTACACAGAGAGGTCAGGGGCTCTTGGAGGAGGTGGCCTGAGGGGCTCTGGAGACCAGCAGGACCTGGCTGGGGAGGTGGCAGTAGGAGGAGCAGCCCAACCAGCACCCCGGGCAGGGGAGCAGGGTGTGCAGTGAGGCAGGGCTCTGGGCCAAGCCAGTgggtcagggagagggaggatgCATTTCTGTGTCAGACACATGGGGGTCCCCTTTCCCTGAATGTGTCGCTGTACCGTCTCTCTGGAGCAGGTGACACAAGAGCCAGGGCGATGCCCCAGGTCGCATAGCCATCTTCTCGGGCTTTGTTTTCCTCTAGCTCAGTGATTtctacctttttcatctcatggcgcaCATAAACTAGTTACTATATATAATTCTATaccaaaaaagatatatttttgctaatctgaccaaaaacacataatttttaaaagatcttattaatttatctttattatttattacagaatttatttatttttagacagaagggaaggaagggagagggggagagaaacatcaatgtgtggttgcctctcgtgtgcccactactggagacctggcccaccaccctttggtttgtagtcccgcactcaatccactgagctacaccagccaggactattttagttatttatttttagagaggggaaaggaaggagaaagggggagaatcatcaatcagttctcttgtgcacccccaaccggggacctggcctgcaccccaggcatgtgccctgactgggaattgaactagtgacctttcagtttgtgggatgaggcccaacccactgatccacaccagtgagggcaaaATAGGTATAGTTTTCAGTCATTCCCACTGGACGGCTATGGTGCTGGCTgctgtcacttttttatttgacagtctaagggaaggAGGTCCATGCCCCTAAACGGGCATGTTTTAGGAATTCGTGCGGTGCATGGGCCGGAAATCACTGCTCCAGCTCATGTCCTCTCAGGGTCCTTGGGCAGGCGGGCCTGCAGCCTTGCCCCACTCGTTCTTGACAGCCTGATCGCCCAGCGGAGGTGGCCACGGAGACCCATGACCGCCCTCCCATACCCCTTAAGTTGCTCCAAAGAGCTCCGTGTGGGAGTCCCTGTGCCCTGGGCCTGTTTTGGAACCTGTGACTACAGTGTCTCCTGCTGGGCTCCGGCAGGCCATGGACACAGCTGCCCACGGGTGCTGGTGTTCCCTGGGGAGACCCTGCACTGTGTATGGGCGGTCTCCTCAACCCTCTCAGTGCCTCAGCTGCTTGCCCAAGAACAGTGAGGTTCAGCCTTACCTGGGAAGCAAAGCAGGAAGCACCAGGGGATAGAAGGGTATTGCGGGGATAGAAGGGTGCAGTAGGGATACAgatgcaaaggcccagaggcaggagtGAGCTACCGGGTGCCGGCTGTTTGCTCCCAGCCACCATGGAGTCCAGAACAGTAGGTGAGGACaattagaggggtggggagggtcttTGGAGGCCTTGCTCCTAAGCCTGGACTTTGTCTGCTTAGGAGGCCTGCTCTTCATTCTTTACCccctcctctctcaccctccctcctggGACACCTACCTGTCCCAAGTGCCTGGATGCTGACAACAGAGACCCAAAGGAGAGAAACGACTTGGGTGTCAGAACAAGGCAGACCTGGGGCTGTTCCCAGCTCCCTGTAATGTCAGCCTCCTGGTGCCCCAGGGTTTGCACTGGGAGGGGCGGGGTTGGTAAGTGACCCCCGCCCCAGGGCCTCTGTAATgcacccagcccaggccctgctctgtcTTCACTGAGCTGACAGAGGCCTTGCCAGTGAGCGGCATGACCTGTAAGCCTCAGAGGCAGAGGACATGTCCGGATTTCCCAATTGCTAGGCACAGTGGACTCTGAAAAGCAAGAGTCTCCATCCCCAAACGCTGTGCGCACTCCCGTATTGAAATGAGGGCCTTGGAGGACCTTTTGTTCCTCCCGACTGTGAGGGACACGAGTGCAGCTCCTGCTGCTAACACTGGACCTCAGTGTCAGACACACTAGGCCGTGCTGGGGCCTCTGGCCAATGGGTGTGCACATGCCCCACCTGCTTCAGGTATACAGCAGCCAGTACCCCTGAAGCTTACTGGCTCCCTGGAGAGCCCTGTGACTGCGGGACCCTGTTTTGCCAACCGTGCCGGTGGGTTTAATTTTGTTGTTGGGCAAGCTGAAGAAAACTTAAAACCCATCTGCAGGCTAGGGCTGACCTCTGGGCCACCAGATTTCATTCTCTGGCCTAGAAATCAGCAAGTGTTGGAGCTGTCTGCATGGAAGCAGTGCCCTCTCTGCCATGGCTTTGGCATCCTTGCTTGCCCAGAGGATGCCCGGACCAGATGGCTCCTTGGGGAATGTTCTTGCAGGCCCCATGCCTACTTCTGTCCCCACAGATGCTGAGCTAAGGCATTGGGTCTCTGGCCAGCGCCACTAAGGCTGTGGGCACAAGGGAGGAGAGGCAACATTGCACCATcttctccctgcccacctccaccgTGCCCACTCTGCGTCCTAGGTCCACATTCTCAGGGGACAAGCTGGCTGCCCCTCCAAGGCCACTGTCTCTGGCCTCCTGACAGTGCTGGGATTCCTATGACCTTCATGTCTACCTGGGAGTGCTAAAGGATGGGGGCTgtcctgaggtgggggtgggtgatgtgatgtGGGAGGCACTCTAAGTCACAGCTGTGGACAGGAGGCCTGAGAGACCATGGCCAGGCCTGGTGACCCCAGGCTGAGCTGGGGTGTCCTAAAATCACCCTTGCCCATCTGAAAGGGCATCTGTCAGGGCTGTTGTTCGGGCAAGGTGGGCAGAGGTCTGCTGAGAGCAAGGCTGTCCAGCCCTTCATCCAGGGGCTGCGAGAATATTCCTAAGTGGGCCTCACGACCCTTGGGGAGACCTGGGTGTGTGAACGTCAGGGCAGCCTGGGGCTGTGTGCGCAGCACATGGGGTTCCTGGGCAGGGGCCGGAGCTACGGGAGCACCCACCTTAGAGATGACTGCCTCTTGGCATGCACCTGCTGCCCGGTGGGGTTAGGTGGGGCCTCTTCTCATGGtctgcctctcctgccctcccactAGTGCCACCGCATCCACCGGTCGCTCGCCAGCCAGTTCAAGTACGCGCTGGTGTGGGTGAGTAGGCGGGCTGGGGCCGTCCCCaacactgtccctgcccctccatAGGGTGACCACGGCGCCTGTGTGTCTGTCCCACTGCACAAGGTGCGCACACTGTCCTGGACTGGACACCAGCCTCTCTATCTTTAGGATCCAGAGATGATCAGACCACAGGGAGTCCCCTTCTCTGAGGCCTCTGGTGTTAGCTGGTACTGGGATCTCCCACTTTAGACTCCAGCATtcgcaccccacccccaaccttccTTCGGTACTGACCAAGGCCATCAGACCTGGCCTTGGTCAGTACTGAAACTGATAGCCCTTCTGCCCTGTTCCCCGCCCAGGGCACCAGCACCAAGTACAGCCCACAACGGGTGGGCCTGACCCACACCATGGAGCATGAAGATGTTATCCAGATTGTCAAGAAGTAGTGGCTGGGGCcaggccactgagccacccaccctgcctccctgggGGGTTGGATCCAGTGTGGCACGCTGAAGCCCAAACAGGAAGGGGTCTCTCAAGTCTCTGCTTTTTCCAGGAGTTTCTTCAGCAGGCAGATGATGAAGAGTGTGTGGGACAGAGGGATGAGGTTGGGGGCTTAGGTTGGACGGGGAGCATTTCCTATGAGACTAGCCCCTGGGATGGGGACTCAGCCCTGTTTGGGCACTGAGGGAGCAGGTTGCCCCTTACTTTCCAGCCTGGGCCTAATGCAGATGGCTTGCTCAGTGTGAGGTGGGGAGCTGGGCCTCTGTGGGCTCACCTCGGCCTCTCCACCCATGCAGCTTCTCTGGTTCTCCAGGATGGGGCCTCCTGGGACaaaacccccaccccaggctgcctgGGGTTGGGGACTGGAGGTCAGTGGTTGTACAGGCCCAGCCCGTGCCCTCCACAGCCTGACGGGTCCTGAAGTGCCCCCTTCCCAGGCAGCCCATGCCCAGCCCAAAACCCGAGACACCCGGACTGGGACTGGCgtttttggattttttattttctctacgCCCTCTGATCTCGGCTCTCTCTGAAATAAAGGATGAAAACAATTTCTGTTCAGAGTGAGGTCCATTCTGTAAGTTATCTGAACTGCCGGCTTTGGTCAGCGGGCAGCAATGAGACGTGACCAGAGAGTGGGTAGCCATGAGAGTGACCAGACGTGACCTGGGCCATGGGGGAACTGGTTCAAGTG
This window of the Desmodus rotundus isolate HL8 chromosome 9, HLdesRot8A.1, whole genome shotgun sequence genome carries:
- the DRG2 gene encoding developmentally-regulated GTP-binding protein 2, which encodes MGILEKISEIEKEIARTQKNKATEYHLGLLKAKLAKYRAQLLEPSKSASSKGEGFDVMKSGDARVALIGFPSVGKSTFLSLMTSTASEAASYEFTTLTCIPGVIEYKGANIQLLDLPGIIEGAAQGKGRGRQVIAVARTADVVIMMLDATKGEVQRCLLEKELESVGIRLNKHKPNIYFKPKKGGGISFNSTVTLTQCSEKLVQLILHEYKIFNAEVLFREDCSPDEFIDVIVGNRVYMPCLYVYNKIDQISMEEVDRLARKPNSVVISCGMKLNLDYLLEMLWEYLALTCIYTKKRGQRPDFSDAIILRKGASVEHVCHRIHRSLASQFKYALVWGTSTKYSPQRVGLTHTMEHEDVIQIVKK